The DNA window GCGGTTTAGGCGTACATCCGCAACATCGGCCAGGGTCGGGTAAAGGTCCATGGTCATCCCGAGGTAGTCTGACTGGGTCCCCGCTTCTATGTGCCCCGGCCAGGTGATCGCCGTGGGGACTCGCACCCCACCTTCATACATGTCTTGCTTGCCCCCGCGAAGAGATCCGTTGCTAGCGCCGTGATAGAGCGCCCCTCCGTTGTCGGAGGTGAATACAATCATCGTGTTTTCGTAGGTGCCGGTTTGCTGGAGGGCCTCGACGACCCTTCCGATTCCGTGGTCAAGGTGTTCGATGAGGGCAACAATTCCCGTCCGCTTATCACTCAACTGAGGTTCACGCTCTGCAACCTGAGCCCGCCACTCTGCCGGTGGCTGGATGGGAGAGTGGGGAGCGTTGTAGGCCAGATACAGAAAGAAAGGGGCCCGGGACGAATCTTGCTGGAGAATGTAATCGCGCGACCAGTCGGTGAACAGCGTCGTTGCGTGGCCCTTCGGGTCAATCACGCGATCATTCCGACGCATGTAATTGTGACCGTGGCGACGGTGGGTGTAGTAGTCGTCCATCATGTCACCCAGAAAGCCCTTAAAATAGTCAAAGCCACGAGCCGTTGGGGTATTGGGAGGCTCAAGGCCTAGATGCCACTTGCCCACCATGGCCGTGTGATATCCCGTTCGGGCCAGCAATTGGGGCAGAAGCACCTCCTTTGGGCTCAGGTATCCCCAGCTGTTGCGGGCGTGCGTCCGAATGACGCCCGGCACTCCGGCGACATCCGGGTATTGGCCGGTGAGCAGGGACGCGCGGGACGGGGAGCAGACCGGTGAGTTGGCATAGA is part of the Salinibacter sp. 10B genome and encodes:
- a CDS encoding sulfatase-like hydrolase/transferase, whose product is MTFRSALAFIVAAFLFLPANAQQRSSGPPNIVLIMVDDLGYGDLSSYGADALQTPHIDSLVAAGMRFDRFYANSPVCSPSRASLLTGQYPDVAGVPGVIRTHARNSWGYLSPKEVLLPQLLARTGYHTAMVGKWHLGLEPPNTPTARGFDYFKGFLGDMMDDYYTHRRHGHNYMRRNDRVIDPKGHATTLFTDWSRDYILQQDSSRAPFFLYLAYNAPHSPIQPPAEWRAQVAEREPQLSDKRTGIVALIEHLDHGIGRVVEALQQTGTYENTMIVFTSDNGGALYHGASNGSLRGGKQDMYEGGVRVPTAITWPGHIEAGTQSDYLGMTMDLYPTLADVADVRLNRHLDGRSLLPVLRGTTTSSGEDRTLFWVRREGGPEYMGKAAHAVRHGPWKLLQNRPGEPFHLYHLGRDPREQTDLKKTHPEQFESLAESLRRHIQEAGRVPWQPPR